The Venturia canescens isolate UGA chromosome 4, ASM1945775v1, whole genome shotgun sequence genomic interval TCCTCTGTGAGagatttgaaagaaataacCGTACACCGTCATATTTTATCATACAAGAGTGTGGCGATGCTTATGCTGGCCATATTTTCCGCAACATTTTTCGAGCCACTGCCACGGGTTCtcgtattatattatattatgaataaaaaaatatttgtagtcGATGAATAACATTTACCTTCTTGCAAATTTAAATCCACGTCGAGTTCCTCTCGTTCTGTACGTGGCACACTGATTGTAAGAAAATCTAAGATGCTAATACTGCAAGCATGATAAcatttttgattttaaaaTTTACAGTTGTTCCGAAAAACGATTTCAAGTATTTGAACTATATTTACCGATTGCTTAGCAGTAATTCTTGCTGATGACTGATATGACGATCTCTGGGTCGTTGGACATCCTGTCGTCGACGATTATGAATTATGCCTGCATTTAATTCTTGCCAATCAATGCTGatctttttcatatatttgaCAAGTAGAGCTGCATATGGGAATAATGTGGTTATCTTTCTTCAAAACTTGAAGGGAGAATAATTTCAAGTAAAAACATACGTATAAAAGTTGAGAGCGGTGGATGGATGCCACCCAATCTTCTTACTAGGTGACGATGGCACGCCTCGCTTATATTGTTAGTGCGAACAGCTGAACCGTAGACAGAAACGATATTTGCTTGGCGTAACCAAAACCCTTTCAAGTAAGCaataaaagaatttatttttgcGCGATCCAGTTGGAGTTGCCTTGCACTGTCTGAAATAATTTGGATTGCTTCTGCAAAATTCTCAGCGGGCAATAAAGCGATCGCCCATGCTTTTTGGAGAACACTGTTCCCGTCTTCGTTCCTTGGTAGGCGcaactttttccatttcttcgTTACTGCCTTCAGAACGATGTAATGagattttaataattattatttcacaATTTCCAAATATCAATATTCTAAATCTCTcatagtttttttattcaaattgttaCTTGGATAAAATGGAACCAGCAGCCTCTTATGTGAATTCTTTCACCAAAAGCCGAGCGACTAGCTGAAAGAATTGCCCGTTCATAGTCTGAATTTATGACATTTAAGTGATCAACCAGCCCAGGTGCcttgatttttataaaatcccACATCGCTTTATAAAAACTCGCCGTCCTCCTCTCACATAGCACGAATATCACTGGGAAACCCTTTAAAAATCATAAACCGATGATTAGTTGCTAATTTCCTATAGAATATTTATGCATATTCATTACAATCATTCGCTTACAATATCAGCTCGTCTTATATGTATTAAAAGTAATTGACAGGCTCTTGGGGACCTTGGAACAcactgaaaatattaaaatttcaagtgatgAATTACATTTTGTAATTAATATAAATTAAATGTATTTCTCATAGATTGTCCATTTTTAAATTGCCTTAAAAGTTCCATCTATATGGAGTTCCGTGGCAAGATTAAAGTGCTGAAGCATATCATCATCATAAAACACAATGCCAATGGAGCCGTCATCAGCTGTAAATTGGCccttatatatatttctagAAACAGTCCAATCTTGGAGCATAGTTCCGAGATCCCTCATTGAATCGGGAATGGGCGGCCGAATGATTAATCTTTGTCGATTtataatttgatgcgctgcTTTCCGACTCATCACTCCAATAATTTCCGGAAATctataattattttgttaaatgCTACACTATTATCTGTGGGAATTAATCTTGAGCTTCCATCCAAAAACAATTGTTGATTGTTTTGCTACCATGACGTGACAAAAAATGacgttggaaaaaatcgacaaaaatttttttttaaatgtcagTGAGTTCAAAATTAtagaatgaacattttttccttctcgaaGATTTATCCCAAACTCCATAATTCTCGAGTTACTGTCAGTCAAAACCTGAccaaaaagatcgaaaaaaaattttcaaaaaaaatctaaaataatTAGAACAAGTTTATTATATGCGACACGACTTTACACCCTCTTGACATTTCCTCGGAACTCCCAAAGTTTTCGAAATGTGCCACAATTTTTACAACTCCTCGCTTTCAGCTAAAATTAGGATaaccgagcgaaaaaaaatcatacgatatttaaaaaaaaaacaaaaatgaagatttttccatCCCCTTCTAAGCTGTCATTGAGAAAAGTAGAGATAAAAATTTCTACTACATTGGCAGCCCGTTTACAAAGGccaaaaatttgttaaaaaacgGCGCTGTTCTAAA includes:
- the LOC122409468 gene encoding uncharacterized protein, with translation MSRKAAHQIINRQRLIIRPPIPDSMRDLGTMLQDWTVSRNIYKGQFTADDGSIGIVFYDDDMLQHFNLATELHIDGTFKCVPRSPRACQLLLIHIRRADIGFPVIFVLCERRTASFYKAMWDFIKIKAPGLVDHLNVINSDYERAILSASRSAFGERIHIRGCWFHFIQAVTKKWKKLRLPRNEDGNSVLQKAWAIALLPAENFAEAIQIISDSARQLQLDRAKINSFIAYLKGFWLRQANIVSVYGSAVRTNNISEACHRHLVRRLGGIHPPLSTFIPLLVKYMKKISIDWQELNAGIIHNRRRQDVQRPRDRHISHQQELLLSNRISILDFLTISVPRTEREELDVDLNLQEVRRQPRVRRARQEIAAIPGPPRRRGRPRRGIPVPPLEQLPQPLQQEQEPREERPVNQQLPQLPEDQLEHVGDAVLEREQPGRDIEEDDAPPQIDPNSCKICLNAPANIVYLPCAHLCACLSCSQTVQRTHENRVEEALLNGEEYPQFLRCPLCRGHVQNTVQVYT